One window of Cydia strobilella chromosome 10, ilCydStro3.1, whole genome shotgun sequence genomic DNA carries:
- the LOC134745038 gene encoding toll-like receptor 7 — MDTVVKMIINVILFCFVMGAALTEAPDADACFRVSGVNGSLECNVRALSADRDIGSMHSDGAERLALRCGPLLVESTLRDHHFSRMQGLAEISITNCKILRLPGNVFEGLRGLKSLKIRSMNNDWSSNKELELSLGAFNGLRELHTLDLGFNNIRKIPSDLFCALENIISLNLTRNKLKFVDELGFGHKCGSTLQTIDLSYNDIMALPADSEILHLRRLTQLFLQNNKINELPGEVFSDLLSLKVVNLSDNAINYLPEGLFSNTREIREIYMQNNELETLPKRIFNRLEQLLVLDLSANKLKGDRIEDETFGGLIRLVVLDLSHNAVARVAAHMVKDLFFLQILNLSNNSISHIDDNAFAPLFNLHTLNLGQNKLQAIEEHVFNGLFILNKLNLNNNLLSYISENAFRNCSDLKELDLSSNKLTSIPEAILQLPFLKSLDLGENLLSEIKNNSFHNLSQLTGLRLIDNQIGNLTAGMFWGLTSLQVLNMAKNKIQSIETETFQKNTQLEAVRLDSNFISDINGVFVSLTKLLWLNLSENHLVWFDYAFVPASLKWLDIHANFIEILGNYYKIQNELQVKTLDASHNRLVAISPMSIPNSVELLFINNNFIASVETDTFLQKRNLSRVDMYTNEIESLDLNSLRLARVADDRALPEFYISGNPFRCDCTMKWLLLINSLDSREYPRVMDLENVICKESYVRGVKYLPVSSLHIKDFLCKFETHCPEGCHCCDSINCDCKTVCPKNCSCYHDSTKSTSVIDCSLKQLKFVPLNFPSDSTHVYLDGNVYNELNGTVFDPMPKAVVLYLNSSNIAHIENDTFNRLSELRILHLDNNRLTRLRGLEFVKLSNLKELYLQNNIIEHISNETFYSLAALEVLRLDGNRLVNYGLWHLDNNKKLQTLFVGGNRWSCDCKYLQGFLTYISQNVEKVLDIGSVWCVNGPEPAKKPLNLNVTVCSEISDSSVISAFFVSNNLPLVASVLTGFMLILLILVLVFTFRYACRMWLFSNCGIKLSPLAGAFEDADKLYDAYVCYSPNDEEFVIESLARELENGYPSYHLCLHYRDVPQFEATYAQFPDLVVEATEASRRIIVVLTKNFILTEWSQMEFRQALQRALRQNPHKLIIVAAGLVPRDPELKSYFKTGLEITWKEKRFWERLRYAMPLSKRRSHKLKRLNYGRSSNTYTMDASVLNSTCQTLCGKSATSAERSPADRPLSEHIYSTIDSDYSSADYHSRHHQPQSVVLQHTVQTYLV, encoded by the coding sequence ATGGACACAGTGGTTAAAATGATAATTAACgtgatattgttttgttttgtgatgGGCGCGGCGCTGACAGAGGCGCCGGACGCGGACGCCTGTTTTCGTGTGTCCGGAGTGAATGGTTCCCTGGAGTGCAACGTGCGGGCTCTGTCCGCGGACAGGGACATCGGTTCGATGCACTCGGACGGCGCCGAGCGGCTCGCGCTCCGCTGCGGCCCGCTGCTGGTCGAGAGCACTCTGCGCGACCACCACTTCAGCAGGATGCAAGGTTTGGCGGAGATATCCATCACCAACTGCAAGATACTCCGTCTGCCCGGCAACGTGTTCGAGGGACTCCGAGGCTTGAAGTCCCTGAAGATACGCTCCATGAACAATGACTGGAGCAGCAATAAGGAACTCGAGCTGTCTCTAGGCGCCTTCAACGGCCTGAGAGAGCTACACACGCTAGATTTAGGATTTAACAATATTAGGAAAATCCCTTCGGACTTGTTCTGTGCTTTGGAAAATATTATCTCGCTTAATTTAACGCggaataaattgaaatttgtgGATGAACTCGGTTTCGGACATAAGTGCGGTTCGACTTTACAAACAATAGATTTAAGCTACAACGACATCATGGCCTTGCCAGCCGATTCGGAGATCCTACATCTAAGAAGGCTCACGCAGCTGTTTTTGCAAAATAATAAGATAAACGAGCTGCCAGGCGAAGTATTCAGCGACCTGCTATCATTAAAAGTTGTGAACCTATCCGAcaatgcaataaattatttaccgGAAGGCCTATTTTCCAATACGAGAGAGATTCGAGAGATTTATATGCAGAATAATGAGCTGGAAACTTTACCCAAGAGGATATTTAATCGGTTGGAACAATTGCTCGTTTTAGATCTTTCGGCGAATAAATTGAAGGGCGACCGCATAGAAGATGAAACGTTCGGTGGTCTAATAAGATTAGTCGTGCTCGACTTGTCGCACAACGCCGTGGCGCGCGTCGCCGCGCACATGGTCAAGGACCTGTTCTTCCTGCAGATCCTCAACCTCAGCAACAACAGCATCTCGCACATCGACGACAACGCCTTCGCCCCGCTCTTCAACCTCCACACTCTAAACCTCGGCCAAAACAAACTGCAAGCCATCGAAGAACACGTGTTCAACGGACTTTTTATTCTAAATAAACTTAATCTTAATAACAATTTACTATCGTACATAAGCGAAAACGCTTTCAGAAACTGTTCCGATTTAAAAGAGTTAGATTTGAGTTCTAATAAGTTAACGAGCATTCCCGAGGCGATTTTGCAGTTGCCGTTCTTGAAATCTTTAGACTTGGGGGAAAATTTGCtaagtgaaattaaaaataattcattcCACAATCTCTCTCAGTTGACCGGTTTGCGTTTGATAGATAATCAAATAGGGAACCTTACAGCTGGCATGTTTTGGGGTTTGACAAGTTTACAAGTTCTCAATAtggcaaaaaataaaatacaatccaTCGAGACGGAAACCTTTCAAAAGAACACGCAATTGGAAGCCGTCCGATTGGATAGCAACTTCATTTCAGATATAAACGGAGTGTTTGTGTCTTTGACAAAATTGCTGTGGCTAAATCTATCAGAAAACCATTTGGTCTGGTTCGATTACGCTTTCGTACCCGCCAGTCTGAAATGGCTCGACATTCACGCTAACTTTATAGAAATTCTCGGAAACTATTACAAAATTCAGAACGAACTTCAGGTCAAAACTTTAGACGCGAGCCACAATCGATTAGTGGCTATATCGCCGATGTCTATACCGAATAGCGTCGAACTTctgtttataaataacaattttatagCCAGCGTGGAAACGGACACATTCCTTCAAAAGAGAAATCTTTCTCGTGTCGACATGTATACCAATGAGATTGAAAGTTTGGACTTGAACAGCTTGCGGCTCGCGAGAGTGGCGGACGATCGCGCCCTGCCGGAATTTTACATTAGCGGCAACCCATTTCGCTGTGATTGCACGATGAAATGGCTTCTGCTCATCAACTCGCTAGATTCCCGGGAATATCCGCGAGTCATGGACCTAGAAAATGTAATTTGCAAGGAATCCTACGTTCGCGGCGTGAAATACCTCCCTGTCAGCTCTCTGCATATCAAAGACTTCTTATGTAAGTTCGAGACACACTGCCCGGAGGGTTGCCATTGTTGCGATTCCATAAACTGCGACTGCAAAACCGTCTGCCCTAAAAACTGCTCTTGTTATCACGACTCGACCAAGTCGACGAGCGTTATCGATTGTTCCTTAAAACAACTAAAATTTGTTCCACTTAACTTTCCTTCGGACTCAACTCATGTATATTTAGACGGAAATGTTTATAATGAATTAAACGGGACTGTTTTCGATCCGATGCCTAAAGCGGTCGTTCTTTATTTAAACTCTAGTAACATCGCGCATATCGAAAATGATACGTTCAACCGGTTGAGCGAGCTGCGTATATTGCACCTCGACAATAACAGACTGACGCGATTACGCGGACTCGAATTTGTAAAGTTGAGCAACTTGAAAGAATTGTATTTGCAGAATAACATAATAGAACACATTTCAAACGAAACTTTTTATTCGTTGGCAGCCCTGGAAGTTTTACGCTTGGACGGAAACAGACTCGTGAATTACGGACTGTGGCACTTAGACAATAACAAAAAGTTGCAAACGCTTTTCGTGGGCGGGAATCGTTGGTCTTGCGATTGTAAATACTTACAAGGTTTTTTGACGTACATATCGCAAAACGTAGAAAAAGTGTTGGATATCGGTAGCGTGTGGTGTGTGAACGGGCCCGAGCCGGCGAAAAAGCCTTTGAATCTAAATGTCACGGTCTGCAGTGAAATAAGCGATAGCTCTGTGATAAGCGCTTTCTTCGTGTCCAACAACCTGCCATTAGTGGCGTCCGTGCTGACGGGGTTCATGCTTATTTTATTGATACTAGTGCTAGTGTTCACGTTTAGATACGCTTGTAGAATGTGGTTGTTCTCCAATTGTGGGATCAAACTGTCGCCTCTGGCGGGAGCGTTCGAGGATGCGGATAAGCTTTACGACGCGTACGTCTGCTACAGTCCTAATGACGAGGAGTTTGTGATCGAGTCTTTAGCCAGAGAGCTCGAGAACGGTTATCCGTCTTACCATCTTTGTTTACATTACCGCGACGTACCTCAATTTGAGGCGACATACGCGCAGTTTCCTGATTTAGTAGTTGAGGCGACGGAAGCCTCTCGTCGCATCATTGTAGTCCTAACAAAGAACTTTATCTTGACCGAGTGGTCTCAGATGGAGTTCCGGCAGGCGCTGCAGCGGGCGCTAAGACAGAATCcacataaattaataatagtCGCCGCGGGCCTCGTCCCACGAGATCCGGAATTGAAGTCATATTTCAAAACGGGTTTGGAGATAACGTGGAAAGAGAAACGTTTTTGGGAGAGATTACGTTACGCGATGCCGTTGTCTAAACGGCGCAGTCATAAGTTGAAGCGTCTTAATTACGGGAGGAGCTCTAACACCTATACGATGGATGCGTCGGTGCTGAACAGCACGTGTCAGACGCTGTGTGGGAAGTCGGCCACGTCGGCAGAGCGGTCGCCCGCGGACCGGCCTTTGTCCGAACACATATATTCGACTATAGACTCGGACTACTCCTCGGCCGACTACCATTCGAGGCACCATCAGCCACAATCTGTGGTGCTACAACACACTGTGCAGACGTATCTCGTGTAA